CAGAGCATGGAGTACATGGAGCGGCTGCACCAGAGGATCTTCGAGGAGATCGACCAAACCTCGTCCGCCACCGGCGCCTTCAAGCCCATCGCCTTCCAGGAGCTGGGGAGGGACGGCGCCGGCTTCGCCCTCAGCCTCGACACCAAGGAGTTCTCCCCGGAGGAGCTGTCCGTCAAACAGGTGGGCAGGAAGCTGCGGGTCAGCGGCCGCACGGAGAAGAAGCAGGAGGACGAGAAGGGCTCGTACTCCTACAGGTGTCAGGAGTTCAGGCAGGAGTTTGAGCTGCCGGACGGCGTCGACCCCGAGACCGTCACCTGCTCACTGGTGGGCGGCCGGCTGCAGATCCAGGCGCCCCGGGAGAAAGCGGTGCACGATGGGAAGGAGAGGGTCGTCCCCATCAGCGTCACCGCGGCGCCggccatcacctcctcctccagcacctcctcctcctcggagAGCAGCCCTGCGGACAAAAACTGAACTGGACACATCGTGCGAACGTCTCTGATCCGGATCGAGGGAACAGGAAGCCGCCGCTCCTCACCTGCACTTTGATATACAACAAACTTTatagtttcatgttttatttatcccCGTCACGAATTGTTTTCTCTGAATTACATCAAATTATGTCACCATGCGAAAAATATTCTCACATTTgtcttgtgttgtttgtgtaattattaGCATAATGACATCtgacattattat
This is a stretch of genomic DNA from Plectropomus leopardus isolate mb unplaced genomic scaffold, YSFRI_Pleo_2.0 unplaced_scaffold28229, whole genome shotgun sequence. It encodes these proteins:
- the LOC121938024 gene encoding heat shock protein beta-11-like, producing the protein MLCPSVFQPSPVAMRPFLDLHWPVRSLWPETRPLFFHMEQEMIRHLQEMRQSMEYMERLHQRIFEEIDQTSSATGAFKPIAFQELGRDGAGFALSLDTKEFSPEELSVKQVGRKLRVSGRTEKKQEDEKGSYSYRCQEFRQEFELPDGVDPETVTCSLVGGRLQIQAPREKAVHDGKERVVPISVTAAPAITSSSSTSSSSESSPADKN